Below is a genomic region from Methanosphaera sp. ISO3-F5.
ATACAATTCGGAAGCTGATAAATATCCATGGTATATGCTGTTAATATTGATTGTCCATGATGAATATGATGAACTCACTACCTTACCTATAATTAAGTCACCATATTTGGGTTTATAAGTATACTTGAAAGGTATGACACTAATTGTTTCACTTTCCAAATACACAATACCTGTCATGTTAGAAAAAATTTTCCCATTTTCTCTGAAAGTTCCTCGTCCTAGTTTAAGATCACTGTCGGCTAGTAGATGTCCGGGTAAAACAATTTGTTTGTTATCTACGAACAACATCTTCATCACTAGTACTTATTTAAGAAGTTTTGTTTCGACTTCACCATGGGTTAATCCACTAAGGTCTGTGTAAAATTTGTCCTGTAATCCGCCAGGAATTTCCACAATACCAATCCAGCTTCCATCATTTTCCCATTCTTCCTTAATTAATTTACCGTATTGTGAAACAATACTATATGACTTACCAGCATATGTTCCAGGAATTTTAACAGCTACTTGTACTTTCTCAATACGTATAGGGATTTTTGTAAGGATTGCTTTCACGGTTGGTTCTATTTGTTCCTCAACTGTTTTCATAGGATCAATATGAACTTTTGCTTCTTCCATAGCTTTTTCAATTCTGTTTGGTGGGTGTGGAAGTTTTGTTTGTGGGTTAATAGCTTCACGTGCAATTTTACTAATTACCTGCTTGGTTTTTTCCTCTTGCATCTTTTTTCTTTGGTTTGCAGTGATTTGTATGTTACCCTTCTTAATGATTATGTCAGCAACTTCTAAGGCATCTGTTGTTTCGAAGGCTTTCATCATATTCTCTTCTGATGCCTTATCTGCTTTATGAGCATCCTTGAATACTTCTTCAACTGCCAGTACATTTTCTATTTCTATATCATTTCCTCTTTTGTAATCTGCAGCTAATTCAGCATCTACTAATATTTCAAATCTTTCTCCATAACTTTCTAATCTTGCTATTACTGCATCATCAACATTTACCATTTTATTTCACCTAGTAATATGATTAATTTTTAACATAATTTTATTTTTTTATATCATTTAATATTTTATAAGTAATAACAATTAATAATTATGTTATTTTGTAGATTTTGAATTTTTAAAAATAGTTTTATAGTAATGTTTTTTTTTTGGTGGTTAAAAAATGTATGGGATGAAGATTATTCTTCATCATCTTCAGCAGATTCATCAGCTTCTTCAACTTCTTCAGCTTCTTTTGCTTTTTTCTCAGCTTCTTTCTGTGCTTTTAGTTCAGCTTTACGTGCTTCTTTTTCTTCTGCTTCTTTCTTAGCTTTTTCTTCTGCTTCTTTCTTTTCCTGTTCTTTACGTTCCACTACTTTGTTAACGTATGCTTCAATTTCTTCTTCGCCAAGTTTTCTGTATGTTGCAGTTTCTTTGTCTACTACTGAAATTTCCACACTATCATCTGCTACTTTTCCATCGGTGGCTTTGTAAATTCCTTCTATTGCTAGATCAATCGCATCATCTAATGAAATGTCGTCTTCGTATTTGTCTTCGAAGAGTTCAAGTGCTTTTTCACGTCCGAATCCTATTGCTGTTGCTTTGTATTCTACTAATGCTCCGCTTGGGTCTGTTTCATAGACTCTGCATTCTCCATCGGATACTCCTCCGATGATTAATGATATACCGAAAGGTCTGATTCCACCGCTCTGGGTGTACATTTGTTCTAAGTCGCCAATGTATTTGGCTAGTCCTGTTACGGATATTGGTTCGTGGTATTGTAATTTGTTTACTTGTGCCTGTCTTCTTGCAATATCTACGAGTCTTCTTGCATCAGCTACTAGTCCACTGGAGGCAGTTCCTATGTGTTCATCTATTTTGAATATTTTTTCTATTGATGTTGGAACTACTAGTTTGCTTTTTACTTTTTTGTCTACTGCAAATATTACTCCATCTTTTGATACTATTCCTACTGATGTTGTTCCTCTTTTTACTGCTTCTCTTGCGTATTCTATCTGGAATAAACGTCCATCTGGGCTGAATACAGTAAGTGCTCTGTCATATCCTGCTGTTGAAAATTGTTGCATTTAATAACCTCTCCTTTTGTTTTTTTGTTATTAATTAAAGTAATTAACTTTTTTATTTATTTTTTTGTGTTTACATTAATTATTATTACCTTATGTTATTAATATATTTTTTTAAGAGAGTATTTTTTTTTATACTTAGTATAATTGTTATTTTTTTGGTTCTTTGTTGTTTATTCTTTGTGATTTTTTTTATTTTATTTTATATTTTTTTATAAAATATTCATCTTTTTTTGTTTTATTTTATATTTTTTTGATTAGTTCCTAATATTGTTCATAAATATTTATATATCAGTAATACTATATTTATTTATACCTAACAGGGTATGGTATATTTATAAAATTAGATGTGAAAATGTGAATGAAAAATTAGAAAATGTTCTGTCTGCAACAATAGCAGTTATATTTGCAATTGGAATAATCTATTTAATTATTACATCTATGATGTAATTTTAAAACATAATATATTTATTCAATAATTCTTTTTTTTAAAATTAGTTTTTTTGAAATCAGGTATTGTTTAAAAAAATAGTGCTTAGGATAATGAATGTGTTAGTGGTGTTTGGTGAATGTTTGTTTTTCTTTTTTCATTTCCTAAGTTTTTTGTTGTTTTTTTGGTTTTTTCTCTTATTTGTGATAAGTGTTCTAATAGTAATGCTAGTATTATTAATATTGAGGCTAGGATTTGAAATATTAGTATTCCTATTTTTTTGAATAGGTTCATTTTTATCACCTTGTTTCTTTTATTTTTTTTTATTCTATTATTTTGGATGTTTTTTTCCTGTTTTTTAATAGTATGTTAAGATTAATACTATACCTATACCCCTTAAGGTATATTGTATTATATATCTTACATACTATATAAAGTATGTCAAATAAAATTGATAAAAATTTTAAATTTAATTTAATTAATTCTTTTAAAACAAAATCAATACCAAAAAAATAACAACAATAAAAAACAATCAAAAAGTTAAAAAAAATAGGAAAAATATAAACTCAAAAACTATTCAATAAACTTCTGAGCATAACTTATAACATTA
It encodes:
- a CDS encoding ribosome assembly factor SBDS is translated as MVNVDDAVIARLESYGERFEILVDAELAADYKRGNDIEIENVLAVEEVFKDAHKADKASEENMMKAFETTDALEVADIIIKKGNIQITANQRKKMQEEKTKQVISKIAREAINPQTKLPHPPNRIEKAMEEAKVHIDPMKTVEEQIEPTVKAILTKIPIRIEKVQVAVKIPGTYAGKSYSIVSQYGKLIKEEWENDGSWIGIVEIPGGLQDKFYTDLSGLTHGEVETKLLK